GCCCGCCGGTCGGCGCTGGCGGCGGGCAGCCAGCCCCAGTCGCGCAGCGCCTGACGGGTGAAATCGCGGGCCAGCGGAACGATGCCGCTGGCGCTGCCCAGGGCAACACTGCGCACCGCGCCGGGTGCCCGGGAGGCAGGGCCGGCGCCGTTCGGCTCGGGGCCGGCGTCGCCCGGCGGTTGCTGCCGGGTGGTGCTCATCAGCGCTTCACCTCACCGATTCACCGATTTGCCATGACATGACTACACAGAGTGCTGAGTTATCAACCTTCCGCGGGGTTCTCCTGCCCTGCCGAATGATGACAACACCTACCACGCCTACGCGGCGCGCGTGATGCGGACAACAGGGGGGACGATCAGCCGGAGAGGGCCGCTTCGAGGGAATCATGCACCGTGAAGACCGCCTCTGCTCCGGTGATCTCGAAAACCCTGGCCACCACGGGCAGCATCCCGGCCAGATGGACCCCGCCCCCGGCCGCCTCGGCCTTCAACCGCGCGCCGAGCAGCACATTGAGCCCGGTGGAGTCGCAGAACTCGAGCTCCGAACAGTCGATGACCAGTCGTACCCGGCCCTGATCGAGCGCTTCGTCCAGTGGCGTGCGCAACAATTCGGCCGTGTGGTGATCCAACTCACCCGCCGGTTTCACCACCTCGCTGTGACCTTCGGTCCGAACCTCGACCTGAAGCCGGCCCAGGTTCGCACTGCCGACCGTCCCGCGGTCCATGCCCGTCCCTCTTCGCCGTGTCGCGCTGCGTCGTACGCCGCGTCGCCGTCATGTCATCGGAGTGCCGTTCCCTGCGTCGAGCACCGTCGGTGGACGGCGCGGACGCCCGACGAACAGTACGCCTTTAGTACGCCGACGGGTAGCCGAACTCTCTACCAAATCCGACACATAGGACATATGACACTTGCAACTGTCCATGCCGACCGGGTAGGCCTAGTAAAGACACAACCGACACGGCCGGCTTTGGAGGCGCCGCTCACCGCAGCAGACAGGTATTGGCATCGGCGGCCATATGCCGAGAACGATGGAGGAGACCATGGCACCCCGGCTCGACGCATCGCGTACCCCCACCGTGCCGTCGGCACTGCCCACCCCCGCAATCGAATCCGAGAACCTGGAGAGCCCGGACGGGCTGGACGGGCTGGACGGACTCCCGGTGATCCCCCCTTTCAACGAGGTGGGGCCCCTGGACGCGCGCGCCCTGTCGAAGACGCTGTTCGGGCGCCTCGAGTCCCTCGAGGAGGGCACGCACGAGTACGCCTACGTGCGTAACACTCTCGTCGAACTCAACCTGGCGCTGGTCAAGTTCGCCGCCTCCCGGTTCCGCTCCCGCAGTGAACCGATGGAGGACATCATCCAGGTCGGCACGATCGGCCTGATCAAGGCGATCGACCGCTTCGAACTCAGCCGCGGCGTCGAGTTCCCGACCTTCGCGATGCCGACCATCGTCGGCGAGATCAAGCGATTCTTCCGCGACACCAGTTGGTCCGTGCGGGTACCGCGCCGCCTCCAGGAGCTGCGGCTCGACCTCGCGAAGGCCGGCGACGAACTCGCCCAGCAGCTCGACCGCGCGCCCACCATCGGCGAACTGGCGCAGCAGCTCGGCATCAGCAACGACGAGGTCGTCGAGGGCATGGCCGCGAGCAACGCGTACACCGCGAGCTCGCTGGACGCCCAGCCCGAAGAGGACGAGACCGAGGGCGCGCTCGCGGACCGCATCGGCTACGAGGATCACGGACTCGAGGGCATCGAGTACGTCGAGTCGCTGAAGCCGCTGATCGCAAGCCTTCCGCCACGGGACCGTAAAATCCTCTCCCTGCGTTTCGTCGCCAATATGACGCAGTCGGAGATCGGCGAGGAGCTCGGAATCTCGCAGATGCATGTGTCCCGGCTGCTGTCCCGCACGCTGGTCAGGCTCCGGAAGGGCCTGACGCTGGAGGAGTGAACGGGGACGCGCCGCCCAGGCCGTTGGAAGGGCCCATTCCGTCAAGGAATGGGCCCTTCCCCGTTATTGACGGGGCAGTCCCGATTGGTCCACATTGAGCCAGGGGTAGGTGGGGGGACGAACATGGCTCTTGGGGAGGGCTGCCCTACGGCGTACGCACCACTGGAAGCGCTGATGGGCCGCCGTCTGGGCAGGGAATGTCTGTACGTGCCGTCGTGCCGTACCGGGCTCTATGTGGCACTGCGCCACTGGTGCCCGCCCGGCGGGCGGGTGCTGATGTCGCCGGTCAACGACGACGTCATCTTCTTCGTGGTGCTCGCCGCCGGACTGCGGCCCGTCCAGGCCCCGCTCAACGCCGGGGACGGGTCCATCGACACGGCCGCCGTCCCCGACTCCGTATGGCGCGGGCTGTCCGCCGTAATCACCACCAATCTGTACGGAAATCCAGATCCCGTCCCCGAACTCCGCGCCCGCTGCGACCAGTTGGGGATCCCGCTCATCGAGGACGCCGCGCACGCGATCGGCAGCGAGGTGGCCCGGCGGCCGGTGGGCACCTTCGGTGACGCCTCCGTATTCAGCCTCTCCAAGCACACCGGGGCCAAGACCGGCGGATTCCTCGCTGTCGCGGATCCGGCGCTGCGGCCGGCACTGGAGCGGGCACGGGACGAACTCCTCGAACCGGCACGGCTGTCGGCGGAGATCTCCTACGGCCTGCGACCGTACGCCGAGGCCGGTGTACGCGGACTGCGACTCGTCCGGGCGGCCCGCGCCACCCAACGGCTGCTCGGTCTCGAGGAGCGCGAGGACATCCGGATGGAACTGCGGCCGGGCGAGCTCAAGCAGGCGATGTCCGCCGCACCCGCGCTCGCGGACTTCCACTCCTGGATACGCGTGGACATGCACGACTACCGGCTCAGACCCGGCGGGCTGCGGCTGCGGCGTACGCAGCGGCTGCTGACCCGCCTCGACCAGCGGCTGGCCGCGCACCTCGCCGGCACCCGGCGGCTGTCCGCCACCGAGTGGGCGCTGCCGCGGCCGGGACCGGCGCAGCCGCTGTTCCGGGTGCCGCTGCTGGTCGAAGACCGTGACGCGGCCATCGCCGCACTCGCCCGCCGCCGGATCACGGTCGGCTACCTCTACGACCCGCCGCTCGACGCGTACGCCGGCGAGGTCTTCACCGACCCCTCGCCCGCGCCGGCCCCGGCCGCCTGGTTCGCCCGGCACGCCCTGCCCGTCGATCCGCTCCGCGCGGAACAGGTGATATCCGTCCTCACGGAACTGCGCGCACGGCCCGCCCGACCGCCCGGAAGAGCCGAAACCGCGCCGCCCACACAGGGCGAGCACGGTGTCTGACACCACCCGGCTGCGCAAGCCGTCGGATGCCGTGCCGCCGGCCGAGCCCGCCGCCCCGGACCTGTCCGGGGCGGCCGAAGCGCCGGTGAGCGCGGCACCCAGCGGTGACTCCATGTTCCGCAACGCCTACGCGCTGATGCTCTCCACCGGCGTCTCCGCCGCGCTCGGCCTCGGCTTCTGGCTGGTCGCCGCCCGGTACTACACCAAGGAGTCGGTCGGCGAGGGCTCCGCCGCCATCGCCGCGATGCGGCTGCTGGCCTCCATCACCGCGACCACGATGATCGGCGCGGTGGTGCGGTACGTGCCACGGGCCGGACGGGCCACCGGGCCGCTGGTGTGGCGGGCGTACGCGGCCAGCTCGCTGGTGGTGTGCCTCGCCTCCGTGGCGTTCCTGTTCACGCTGGACCTCTGGGGGCCTTCGTACGCGCCTCTCGGCGGACTCCCGGCGGGCGCGGTCTTCACCGCGTCCTGCGTCGCCTGGGCGCTGCTGACCCTCCAGGACGGGGTGCTGACCGGGCTGCGCAAGGCCGTGTGGGTGCCCGTCGGCAACGCCGTCTTCTCCATCGGCAAGCTGCTGCTGCTCGCCCTCTTCGCCACCGCCATGCCCGTCCTCGGCATCTTCGTCTCCTGGGCCGCGGCCATCGGCCTGTCCGTACTGCCGCTGGGCTGGCTGATCTTCCGCAGGCTCATCCCGCGGCAGGCCGCGGCCGACAGCGACCGCGAACCGCCCAGCCTCCGCGAAATCAGGCGCTTCCTCGCCGGTGACTCGGTGGGGTCACTGTTCTCGCTGGCGATGATCAATCTGCTGCCGGTGATGGTCGCGATCCACTTCGACGCCGCGCACAACGCGTACTTCTACATCGCGTACACCGTCGGCGGGACAATGGAGTTCATGGCCATCAACATGGCCTCCTCGCTGACCGCCCACGCCTCGCACAACCCGGAGACGCTGGCCGCCGGGGTACGCGGCGCACTGCGCCGGATGACCGTGCTGCTGGTGCCGGTCGTGCTGTTCCTCGTCGTTCTCGCCCCGCAGATCCTCGCCCCGTTCGGCCACACCTACGCCGAGCACGGCACCACGGTGCTGCGGCTGCTGGCCGCGGCCGCGCTGCCGCGGGTGGCCGTCGAGCTGTACATAGGAGTGCTGCGCGTACAGGGGCGTACGGGCGTGCTCGCGGCGTTGCAGGGCGCGATGTGCGCGCTGGTGCTGGGCAGCGCCGCACTGCTGCTCGGCACCGTCGGGATCCCCGGAGCGGGCCTGGCGATGCTGCTCTCGATGACGCTGATGGCCGCGGTGTCGGCGCCGGGGCTGCGCGCCGCGCTGGCGGGCCGCGAGCCGAAGCCCTCGCGGCTGGGCCGGCTGCTGCACCGGGGGCCCGGGAAGGAGATCGAGTACGGCACGAACTGGGCCCGGAAGGCCGCCGAGCGGCGCGAGCGGGCCGACCGGGACGAACGGGAGTTCGGATCCGACTGGGCGCACCGGACCACGTACCTGCGGGGCGGGCACGACACCGCGACACCCGCACTCGGCATTCCTGTGTACGTACACGAGCCCGCGAACGAGCGGCCCGCCGCACCCGACGGCGACGAGGTCCGGCTGACCAGCTGGCTGTGGCTGTGGCTCGGGCTGGCCGCCGCGCTCTTCTGGATTCCGCTCTCCCGCGCCGAGGACCTCGGCCGGCACGGGCTGTCCGGCGGCGAGCTGCTCGACGCGCTGCCGCCGGTCACGCTCACCGCGGGCATCCTGCTGGTCGTCGTGTACTGCGCGGCCGTCGCGCTCCAGCGGCCGCGGCCCGCCCTGACCGGCGCGGCCCTGCTGGTGACGGTCGCCGCGCTGCACACCTCGCCGCTGCTGCTCGGCATCCGGCCGGAGCCGGCCGCGGGCTCGTGGGCCGAAGCGTTCGCGGACTTCCTCGCCGATGCGGCGGGCCTGGACGGCCCGGCCGGCGTCCTGAGCGTGCTGCCCGCCGCGCTCCAGGTGCTCTGCCTCGGGCTCGCGGCGGTGGCGCTGCGCGCGACGGGCGCGGGCGAGCGGCTCACGGCGGGCGCGGTGTGGGTGCTGGCGGTGGCAGGGTGGGCGGCACAGGACACGGTGGCGGCCGCCGCGCTGCCGGTGTTCGCCGGATTCGCCGGCCTGTACGCGGCAGCGGCGGCCGGTGCCGCAGTACGGCGCCGCCGCACCGGCCCGCGTGCTGTCAGCGGGTCGGCACCGCCTGCTTGAAGTAGCGGTCGGCGCCCGCCTTCCGGTAACCCTCCAGCGCCGGGCCCTCGTTGACGGTGAGGTCGCATCTCGCCTCGGCGGAGGTCGCCCGGTTCCAGTGGACCATCGCCTTCACCTTCGGCATGGTCCCGATGACTTCGGGGATGGCCGAGTACCAGCCGCGCTGCCGGTCCGGGTCCGCCGGGTCGGGCGCGGTGGCGAACTCCGCCAGCATCAGCGGTTTCTTCGCCGAGATGTTCTCCAGCAGCCAGTCGTAGGTGGGCCGCTGGGTCTCGTCGAAGTCGTTCCAGTCGGTGGTGTCGTGGCAGCCGAAGTAGTTGTACTGGTCCATGCCGATCCAGTCGACGTAGTCGTCGCCCGGATAGAGCTGTTTCATCACGTCGGCGCTGCCCAGATAGCCGGAGACCGTCCACACCCAGACGACGTTGCCGGCGCCCAGCTTCCGGAACCGGTCGTGCAGATGCCGGTAGGCGGCGACATACTCGGCCGGGGTACCCGCGCCCTCCTTGATACGGGCGTCTACCTCCTGGTCGAAGGAGAAGAAGACCCGCTTGCCGTACGCCTTGAGGCGGCGGATCTGCGGGTCGATGATCTCGGCGTCGTACTTCCCTGAGGCGATGTTCTTCCAGCCGAGCTGGGTCTCCGTGTAGTTCGCGTGGTGCGGTTCCTTCCACACCGTGGACTCCCAGGCCAGCATCAGCAGGCGGTCCCTGCCGAGCTCCTGCTCGTCGGCGGTGAGCAGTTCGCCGTCGGCCTTGCCGCCCGACATGTCGTGGTACGTGTAGACGAGATCCAGCTTGCGGCCGATCTTCTTCTCGAACGCGTGCACCGGTTTCGTGAGGGAGCTGTTCCGGTCGTACGGGATGTAGGCGCCCCACCAGGCCCCGCACCGTGCGACCAGCTTCTCGTCCGGTGCGCAGGACCCGGCCGGCAGCTCGCCGGACGCCGCGTTCCGGGGCAGATCCCGGCCCGCCGAGCGGGCGTCGTCCCCCTTCCCCGCCGTACCGTCGAGGTCACCCGCCCAGACACCGAGCCCGGCGACCAGCAGCGCCACGGCGACCAGGACGACGGCGGTGTATGCCCGCTTGCGGGGCCCCGCGTGGCGGGCGTTCATCAGCCACCGCCCGCGGGCCTGCGTTTGACCCGCTCGGCGGCGCCCTGAGTGGCGGCGGGCAGCGGCAGGCCGGGCAGCGCGGCGACGATGGTCGCGAAGGCGGCCAGCGACACCAGGAAGGCGGTGGCCGAGAAGGCCCTGACCAGGTAGAGCGAGGTGGCGGTGAGCACACCGAGCGACAGGCTGATCGGCGCGGCCAGCGCGAACGCCTCCAGACGGGCGCCGGACCGCAGTCCGCTGGGCTGCGGATAGAGCATGGCGAAGCCGGGCCCGAAACAGACGAAGAGCAGCACCGGTACCCATCGCAGCGGCGAACCGCCGGGCAGCAGGGTCGCGGCGAGGGCCACCCAACCGGAGACCGCCACGGCCGCTCTGAGCTGGTTCTGATGGACCTTCATCGGGTGATCCCCCCGCTTCGGGAGCCTCGTGGGTCTCCTGGCCGGTATTCGAGTACGACGCCGTACGGCTGCTCCTCGACGACCTTGAACAGCGGTGACGCCGACAGGCGCGAGCGCAGTGCGGCGAAGCCGCCGGGCGGCAGCAGGCCTTCGCCCGCGGTGTAGATGTCCTGGGTCCGGGTGAGGATGACGTACGCCTTGGTGCCGCGCGCGATCCCCTTGGCCAGATATCCGGCCGGGTCCTTCAGCATCTTCTCGTTCTCCGGCAGTTCCTGCTCGGCGAAGAACCAGTGCTCCAGCCGGTCGTAGCGGTGCAGTGCCTGCGGGAACGAGCCGGTGGTGGCAAGAATCAGCGTGCCCCCCGCGGCCCGGTCGATGGTCCGGGTGACCATCGCCGTCTCGGCGGGCGGCGTGTAGTACATCTTCTCCTTGCCGTAGTACGACGGCATGAAGCCCGCGACCAGCGCCAACAGCACCAGCGGCAGTGCGACGGCTGCGATCCGGCGCCGGACGGTACCGGCCCGGGTCAGCGGCCTGCGGGCCCCTACGACAGCGGGAACGAGTGCCGCCGCCGCGAAGAACGCCGCGCCCGGAAGCCCGAAGAGGTAGACGCGGAACAGCATTTCGCCGCCGTAGTCGTTGACGGCGAACATCGGTACGGGAGCGGCAGACACCAGCAGCAGCGGCAACGCGCTCCGGGTCAGCCGGCGCCGCGTCACCACCGCGATCCCGGCAAGAGCCGCGACCGCAAGCACCATCACCACATTGGCGCGCCCGGCCAGCTCGGGCCCGGGCCCGGTGAGCTGTCCGGCGTA
This portion of the Streptomyces sp. NBC_01750 genome encodes:
- a CDS encoding STAS domain-containing protein — encoded protein: MDRGTVGSANLGRLQVEVRTEGHSEVVKPAGELDHHTAELLRTPLDEALDQGRVRLVIDCSELEFCDSTGLNVLLGARLKAEAAGGGVHLAGMLPVVARVFEITGAEAVFTVHDSLEAALSG
- a CDS encoding RNA polymerase sigma factor SigF; this translates as MAPRLDASRTPTVPSALPTPAIESENLESPDGLDGLDGLPVIPPFNEVGPLDARALSKTLFGRLESLEEGTHEYAYVRNTLVELNLALVKFAASRFRSRSEPMEDIIQVGTIGLIKAIDRFELSRGVEFPTFAMPTIVGEIKRFFRDTSWSVRVPRRLQELRLDLAKAGDELAQQLDRAPTIGELAQQLGISNDEVVEGMAASNAYTASSLDAQPEEDETEGALADRIGYEDHGLEGIEYVESLKPLIASLPPRDRKILSLRFVANMTQSEIGEELGISQMHVSRLLSRTLVRLRKGLTLEE
- a CDS encoding DegT/DnrJ/EryC1/StrS family aminotransferase, whose translation is MGRRLGRECLYVPSCRTGLYVALRHWCPPGGRVLMSPVNDDVIFFVVLAAGLRPVQAPLNAGDGSIDTAAVPDSVWRGLSAVITTNLYGNPDPVPELRARCDQLGIPLIEDAAHAIGSEVARRPVGTFGDASVFSLSKHTGAKTGGFLAVADPALRPALERARDELLEPARLSAEISYGLRPYAEAGVRGLRLVRAARATQRLLGLEEREDIRMELRPGELKQAMSAAPALADFHSWIRVDMHDYRLRPGGLRLRRTQRLLTRLDQRLAAHLAGTRRLSATEWALPRPGPAQPLFRVPLLVEDRDAAIAALARRRITVGYLYDPPLDAYAGEVFTDPSPAPAPAAWFARHALPVDPLRAEQVISVLTELRARPARPPGRAETAPPTQGEHGV
- a CDS encoding lipopolysaccharide biosynthesis protein, which gives rise to MSDTTRLRKPSDAVPPAEPAAPDLSGAAEAPVSAAPSGDSMFRNAYALMLSTGVSAALGLGFWLVAARYYTKESVGEGSAAIAAMRLLASITATTMIGAVVRYVPRAGRATGPLVWRAYAASSLVVCLASVAFLFTLDLWGPSYAPLGGLPAGAVFTASCVAWALLTLQDGVLTGLRKAVWVPVGNAVFSIGKLLLLALFATAMPVLGIFVSWAAAIGLSVLPLGWLIFRRLIPRQAAADSDREPPSLREIRRFLAGDSVGSLFSLAMINLLPVMVAIHFDAAHNAYFYIAYTVGGTMEFMAINMASSLTAHASHNPETLAAGVRGALRRMTVLLVPVVLFLVVLAPQILAPFGHTYAEHGTTVLRLLAAAALPRVAVELYIGVLRVQGRTGVLAALQGAMCALVLGSAALLLGTVGIPGAGLAMLLSMTLMAAVSAPGLRAALAGREPKPSRLGRLLHRGPGKEIEYGTNWARKAAERRERADRDEREFGSDWAHRTTYLRGGHDTATPALGIPVYVHEPANERPAAPDGDEVRLTSWLWLWLGLAAALFWIPLSRAEDLGRHGLSGGELLDALPPVTLTAGILLVVVYCAAVALQRPRPALTGAALLVTVAALHTSPLLLGIRPEPAAGSWAEAFADFLADAAGLDGPAGVLSVLPAALQVLCLGLAAVALRATGAGERLTAGAVWVLAVAGWAAQDTVAAAALPVFAGFAGLYAAAAAGAAVRRRRTGPRAVSGSAPPA
- a CDS encoding glycoside hydrolase family 26 protein, whose amino-acid sequence is MNARHAGPRKRAYTAVVLVAVALLVAGLGVWAGDLDGTAGKGDDARSAGRDLPRNAASGELPAGSCAPDEKLVARCGAWWGAYIPYDRNSSLTKPVHAFEKKIGRKLDLVYTYHDMSGGKADGELLTADEQELGRDRLLMLAWESTVWKEPHHANYTETQLGWKNIASGKYDAEIIDPQIRRLKAYGKRVFFSFDQEVDARIKEGAGTPAEYVAAYRHLHDRFRKLGAGNVVWVWTVSGYLGSADVMKQLYPGDDYVDWIGMDQYNYFGCHDTTDWNDFDETQRPTYDWLLENISAKKPLMLAEFATAPDPADPDRQRGWYSAIPEVIGTMPKVKAMVHWNRATSAEARCDLTVNEGPALEGYRKAGADRYFKQAVPTR